Proteins found in one Roseovarius pelagicus genomic segment:
- the holA gene encoding DNA polymerase III subunit delta has protein sequence MKLGPRDAPGYFARPEATRTGLLIFGNDAMRVALRRQEVIAALIGPQGEEEMRLTRMPAADLRKDPARLMDAIKAQGFFPGPRVAFVEDATETLAPPILAALQDWQPGDAQVIVTAGALKPTSKLRKAFEAHGNAYAAAIYDDPPSRGEIEPMLGKAGLTEVSPEAMTDLVALSRALDPGDFRQTLEKLSLYMLGSDAALSTDDVATCAPASTEADLDDVLNIVAESRSGEIGPIMKRLRAQGVQPVGLCIAAMRHFRTLYTAASDPGGPSQGIARMRPPVFGPRRDRMTRQAQQWGADRLEAALVLLTDTDLHLRSAGQTAPQMALVERTLIRLAMMGATR, from the coding sequence ATGAAGCTCGGCCCGCGCGACGCGCCGGGCTATTTTGCGCGGCCCGAAGCGACCCGTACCGGGTTGTTGATTTTTGGCAATGACGCGATGCGTGTCGCATTGCGGCGGCAAGAGGTGATCGCGGCCCTGATCGGCCCGCAAGGCGAAGAAGAAATGCGTCTGACGCGCATGCCTGCCGCTGACCTGCGCAAAGATCCCGCTCGGCTGATGGATGCGATCAAGGCGCAAGGGTTCTTTCCGGGCCCGCGCGTTGCATTTGTCGAGGACGCGACTGAGACGCTGGCCCCCCCGATCCTTGCGGCCTTGCAGGACTGGCAGCCGGGGGATGCTCAGGTTATCGTGACGGCGGGTGCGTTGAAACCTACGTCGAAATTACGCAAGGCGTTCGAGGCGCATGGAAATGCTTATGCAGCAGCAATCTATGATGATCCCCCCTCCCGAGGAGAGATCGAACCGATGCTGGGCAAGGCTGGCCTAACGGAAGTTTCACCCGAAGCGATGACCGACCTTGTGGCGCTGTCGCGCGCGCTGGATCCCGGCGATTTCCGGCAGACATTGGAGAAGTTGTCGCTGTACATGCTGGGCAGCGATGCAGCGCTCAGTACTGACGATGTTGCGACCTGTGCGCCTGCCTCAACCGAGGCTGATCTTGATGATGTCCTAAACATCGTGGCCGAATCCCGATCGGGTGAGATCGGCCCGATTATGAAGCGTTTACGGGCGCAGGGTGTGCAGCCTGTCGGCCTGTGCATTGCGGCGATGCGTCACTTTCGTACGCTTTATACTGCGGCATCTGATCCGGGGGGGCCTTCGCAGGGGATCGCGCGAATGCGCCCTCCTGTGTTTGGTCCGCGCCGGGATCGGATGACTCGTCAAGCACAACAATGGGGGGCGGATCGACTGGAGGCGGCACTGGTGCTGTTGACCGATACCGACCTGCACCTTCGCTCGGCCGGGCAAACCGCACCACAGATGGCACTGGTGGAAAGGACGTTGATCCGACTTGCAATGATGGGAGCCACACGATGA
- a CDS encoding dienelactone hydrolase family protein, with protein sequence MIRFLSALATLFLLCVPSNAEDLGNDPRELQRTYEAALVYVPDEVHGARRIGIGSLGDYLAARDGQKLVLYMHGCTGIISIAHDAGRMYANAGYIFVAPDSFAREDKPVSCRADPPEGGLHRAVLGWRQAELDHARAQLSALPGMDGAQIVLAGHSEGAVTTATYDGHGFAARVIEGWTCNAGWPEYIGLNAPSTTPVLSLVGKRDPWFRLPVLRGDCGEFMDGNDQSLVFGRDDPLYKQHWLSKEPRVQKIILDFLAANL encoded by the coding sequence ATGATCCGTTTTCTGTCCGCTCTGGCAACGCTGTTTTTGCTCTGCGTACCAAGCAATGCAGAAGATCTGGGCAATGATCCGCGCGAGCTGCAACGCACCTATGAGGCCGCGCTTGTCTACGTTCCGGATGAAGTGCATGGCGCACGACGTATCGGAATCGGTTCATTGGGTGATTATCTGGCCGCTCGGGATGGCCAGAAACTGGTGCTCTATATGCACGGGTGCACTGGCATCATCTCGATCGCGCATGACGCGGGAAGGATGTACGCGAATGCGGGATACATCTTTGTGGCACCGGACAGTTTTGCGCGTGAGGACAAGCCGGTGAGTTGTCGCGCCGATCCACCAGAAGGCGGATTGCACCGGGCCGTGTTGGGATGGCGGCAGGCCGAGCTGGATCATGCCCGTGCGCAGTTATCCGCATTGCCCGGAATGGACGGTGCGCAGATAGTTCTCGCTGGCCATAGCGAGGGGGCCGTTACCACCGCGACATATGACGGTCATGGCTTTGCGGCGCGGGTGATCGAAGGATGGACCTGCAATGCTGGCTGGCCGGAATACATCGGTCTGAACGCGCCCAGCACAACGCCCGTGCTGTCACTGGTGGGCAAGCGTGACCCATGGTTCCGCCTGCCCGTGTTGCGCGGCGATTGCGGAGAGTTCATGGATGGCAATGATCAGTCGTTGGTCTTTGGCCGCGATGACCCGCTCTATAAACAGCACTGGCTCTCAAAAGAGCCGCGCGTACAAAAGATCATCCTCGATTTCCTCGCCGCCAATCTTTGA
- a CDS encoding glutathione S-transferase family protein gives MYEVIGTRASRALRVLWMLEEMNVPYTHTACAARSDAAFAANPSGKIPAMRVDAELITDSVAIMTFLGDKHSMFTHPAGTVQRARQDALTLQILDDIDGVLWATARHTFILPEEHRIPAIKIPMKWEYARNLARLSVAMQGPFLMGDDMTIPDMLLAHCMRWAEVAKFPDPDEKLADFKARMEAREAFQRAVAMP, from the coding sequence ATGTACGAAGTGATCGGAACCCGCGCCAGCCGTGCTCTGCGTGTCCTTTGGATGCTCGAAGAGATGAACGTCCCATATACTCACACAGCTTGTGCTGCTCGCAGTGACGCGGCGTTTGCGGCGAACCCGTCGGGAAAAATTCCAGCGATGCGGGTAGATGCTGAGCTGATCACCGATTCGGTCGCGATTATGACTTTCCTCGGGGACAAGCATTCGATGTTCACCCATCCGGCGGGCACCGTGCAACGTGCGCGGCAGGACGCGCTGACGCTTCAGATTCTCGATGACATCGACGGGGTACTCTGGGCGACGGCGCGGCATACGTTCATTTTGCCCGAAGAGCACCGGATACCGGCCATCAAGATACCGATGAAATGGGAGTATGCCCGTAATCTCGCACGTCTTTCCGTTGCGATGCAGGGGCCGTTTCTGATGGGGGACGATATGACTATCCCCGACATGCTGCTGGCACATTGTATGCGGTGGGCAGAGGTCGCCAAGTTTCCTGATCCGGATGAAAAACTCGCTGATTTCAAAGCTCGGATGGAGGCCCGCGAGGCGTTTCAGCGCGCGGTGGCAATGCCGTGA
- the leuS gene encoding leucine--tRNA ligase, whose protein sequence is MSRYSAAEIEARWQDAWEQASVFRAARSDDKPKYYVLEMFPYPSGRIHMGHVRNYTMGDVIARHKLATGHNVLHPMGWDAFGMPAENAAMAIGGHPKDWTYQNIADMRDQMKPLGLSIDWSREFATCDPEYYGQQQALFLDMLEAGLVYRKNAVVNWDPVDMTVLANEQVIDGKGWRSGADVERRELTQWFFKISDMAEELLDALDTLDDWPAKVRLMQENWIGKSRGLQFSFSLIDGPEGFDRVEVYTTRPDTLLGASFIGVSPDHPLAKHLEKSDEALAAFSAECRKGGTTAEALETAEKRGYDTGLRVRHPFDTSWELPVYVANFILMDYGTGAIFGCPAHDQRDFDFARKYDLPIIPTYLPSEDASPDLNEAYVPPKNETVFYNSGFAGEAHQTGNKAIDAAIDFCEGQGVGQGVTKFRLRDWGLSRQRYWGCPIPVVHCEACGVVPEAKENLPVRLPDDVSFDVPGNPLDRHPTWRQTSCPACGRDALRETDTMDTFVDSSWYFARFTAPRADTPTDLAEAAYWMNVDQYIGGIEHAILHLLYSRFFARAMHITGHLPKSAIEPFNALFTQGMVTHEIYQTRDDNARPVYHLPEDVTDGKLANGTPVEIIPSAKMSKSKKNVVDPVSIISAYGADTARWFVLSDSPPERDVEWTAAGAEAAHKHLSRVWRIVNEIAAVTSGDGSPEADEALLREMHKAIHDVTGGVESFGFNAAIARLYAFTNTLSKSTAGADAKRRAASALAQLMSPMTPHLAEELWQMLGGEGLIVTAPWPVADASMLVDDTITLPVQVNGKRRGEINVAQDAPKEEVEKIALALDAVQRAMDGAQPKKVIVVPGRIVNVVV, encoded by the coding sequence ATGTCGCGCTATTCCGCCGCCGAGATCGAAGCCAGATGGCAGGACGCCTGGGAACAGGCATCTGTGTTCCGGGCTGCCCGCTCGGATGACAAGCCGAAATACTATGTGCTGGAAATGTTCCCGTATCCGTCGGGTCGTATCCATATGGGGCATGTCCGCAACTACACGATGGGTGACGTGATCGCGCGGCATAAGCTGGCGACCGGTCATAACGTGCTGCACCCGATGGGCTGGGACGCGTTCGGCATGCCAGCAGAGAACGCGGCCATGGCGATTGGCGGTCATCCAAAGGACTGGACCTATCAGAATATCGCCGACATGCGCGATCAAATGAAACCTCTTGGCCTGAGCATTGACTGGAGCCGCGAATTCGCCACCTGCGATCCAGAATACTATGGTCAACAACAGGCGCTGTTCCTCGATATGTTGGAGGCCGGGCTGGTTTATCGCAAGAATGCGGTGGTCAACTGGGATCCGGTGGACATGACGGTGCTGGCCAATGAGCAGGTCATCGACGGCAAGGGGTGGCGTTCTGGCGCGGATGTTGAGCGGCGCGAGCTGACGCAGTGGTTCTTCAAGATTTCCGACATGGCCGAAGAATTGCTGGATGCACTTGATACCCTCGACGACTGGCCTGCCAAGGTGCGGCTGATGCAGGAAAACTGGATCGGCAAATCGCGCGGTTTGCAGTTCTCTTTTTCACTGATCGACGGACCTGAAGGGTTCGACCGGGTCGAGGTCTATACCACGCGCCCTGACACGTTGCTGGGCGCGAGTTTTATCGGTGTGTCGCCCGATCACCCGCTGGCCAAGCATTTGGAGAAAAGCGATGAGGCGCTGGCGGCGTTCAGTGCAGAATGTCGCAAAGGTGGCACCACCGCCGAGGCATTGGAGACCGCGGAGAAGCGCGGCTATGACACTGGGCTCCGGGTGCGTCATCCATTCGATACATCGTGGGAATTGCCGGTTTATGTCGCCAATTTCATTCTGATGGATTACGGCACCGGCGCGATTTTCGGCTGCCCTGCGCATGACCAGCGGGATTTTGATTTCGCCCGCAAATACGACCTGCCGATCATCCCGACCTATCTGCCATCCGAGGATGCGTCGCCTGACCTGAACGAAGCGTATGTGCCGCCCAAAAACGAAACCGTTTTCTATAACAGCGGCTTTGCGGGCGAGGCCCATCAGACAGGCAACAAAGCTATCGACGCGGCCATCGACTTTTGCGAAGGGCAAGGCGTCGGGCAAGGCGTCACGAAATTCCGTCTGCGCGACTGGGGGCTTAGTCGGCAGCGGTATTGGGGATGCCCGATCCCGGTGGTTCATTGCGAGGCGTGCGGCGTCGTGCCCGAGGCCAAGGAAAACCTGCCCGTCCGCCTGCCCGATGACGTCAGTTTCGATGTTCCCGGCAACCCGCTGGATCGTCATCCGACGTGGCGGCAGACCAGTTGCCCGGCATGCGGCAGGGACGCGCTGCGCGAGACCGACACGATGGACACGTTCGTGGACAGCTCTTGGTATTTTGCGCGCTTCACCGCGCCGCGTGCGGATACACCGACCGATCTGGCCGAAGCGGCGTACTGGATGAACGTCGATCAGTATATCGGCGGCATCGAGCATGCGATTCTGCACCTGCTCTACAGCCGGTTTTTTGCCCGCGCGATGCACATTACCGGACACCTGCCGAAATCGGCGATCGAGCCGTTCAATGCGTTGTTTACGCAAGGGATGGTCACACACGAGATTTACCAGACGCGCGATGACAATGCCCGGCCCGTATATCACCTGCCAGAGGACGTAACCGACGGTAAGCTGGCTAATGGCACACCGGTCGAAATCATCCCCTCGGCCAAGATGTCCAAGTCCAAGAAGAACGTCGTCGATCCTGTCAGTATCATATCCGCCTACGGCGCTGACACGGCGCGCTGGTTCGTTCTGAGTGACAGCCCACCGGAACGTGACGTGGAATGGACGGCTGCCGGGGCCGAGGCGGCGCACAAGCACCTCAGCCGGGTGTGGCGTATCGTGAATGAAATCGCGGCAGTTACATCTGGCGATGGCTCGCCAGAGGCGGACGAGGCGCTCTTGCGTGAAATGCACAAGGCGATCCATGATGTAACGGGCGGGGTCGAAAGCTTTGGCTTCAATGCGGCCATTGCGCGGCTCTATGCCTTTACCAACACGTTGTCGAAATCCACTGCCGGGGCGGACGCCAAACGCCGCGCTGCTTCTGCTCTGGCACAGCTGATGTCGCCCATGACGCCGCATCTGGCCGAGGAGCTGTGGCAGATGCTGGGAGGCGAGGGCCTGATCGTGACGGCACCTTGGCCGGTGGCCGATGCGAGCATGCTGGTGGATGACACCATCACATTGCCGGTACAGGTCAACGGCAAACGCCGGGGCGAGATCAATGTCGCGCAGGATGCGCCCAAGGAAGAGGTTGAAAAAATCGCGCTGGCACTGGATGCTGTGCAAAGAGCGATGGACGGCGCGCAGCCCAAGAAGGTGATTGTTGTCCCGGGGCGGATCGTGAATGTGGTTGTTTAG
- a CDS encoding FAD-dependent monooxygenase — MDALVIGAGPAGLMAAETMARAGLRVTVAEAKPSPARKFLMAGKSGLNLTKADPIETFLAAFGADTGPLEPMLRAFGPAETQGWAEGLNQELFTGSTGRVFPKKMKASPLLRSWLARLDGLGVTLHRRWRWDGWDGPEVRIETPNGLVQLNPVVTVLACGGASWARLGSNGAWAAHLPGQTSPFQPANMGFQIAWSDHMRPYMGRAIKGIALYAGDTVSRGEFVLTKHGIEGGGVYEVSRAIRDGAALSIDLMPDVTVDSVRERLTRPRGKISLGNHLRKSLKLTPEKQALLMEFARPLPDDIAPLIKALPIRHAGPMPMDQAISTAGGLRWDTLDDGLMLRDRPGTFAAGEMLDWEAPTGGYLITACLATGLWAGRHAARWTADHGIATAR; from the coding sequence GTCACCAGCACGTAAATTCCTGATGGCGGGCAAGTCCGGGCTGAACCTGACAAAAGCCGATCCAATAGAAACATTCCTAGCGGCCTTTGGCGCGGATACCGGCCCACTGGAACCGATGTTGCGCGCCTTCGGTCCGGCGGAAACGCAGGGTTGGGCCGAAGGGCTAAATCAGGAACTCTTTACCGGATCCACCGGCCGGGTCTTTCCCAAAAAGATGAAGGCCTCCCCTTTGCTGCGGTCATGGTTGGCGCGACTCGACGGTCTGGGCGTCACATTGCATCGACGTTGGCGCTGGGATGGATGGGACGGCCCGGAAGTGCGGATAGAAACCCCTAATGGCCTCGTACAGCTTAACCCTGTCGTAACCGTGTTGGCCTGCGGCGGTGCCAGTTGGGCGCGCCTTGGGTCGAATGGCGCATGGGCGGCACATCTGCCGGGGCAAACCAGCCCGTTTCAGCCAGCGAACATGGGATTTCAGATCGCTTGGTCAGACCATATGCGCCCGTATATGGGACGTGCGATCAAGGGGATAGCATTGTACGCCGGAGACACGGTGTCTCGTGGTGAATTTGTCCTGACGAAACACGGCATTGAGGGCGGCGGCGTTTACGAAGTGTCACGAGCGATACGCGACGGCGCCGCGCTGTCCATTGACTTGATGCCCGATGTTACTGTGGACAGTGTTCGTGAACGGTTGACCCGTCCACGTGGCAAGATCAGCCTTGGAAACCATTTACGTAAATCGCTGAAACTGACGCCAGAGAAACAGGCGCTATTGATGGAGTTCGCCCGCCCCCTGCCCGATGACATTGCACCATTGATCAAAGCTCTGCCAATCCGCCATGCAGGGCCAATGCCGATGGATCAGGCGATCTCGACCGCCGGCGGGCTGCGCTGGGATACGCTCGATGACGGGCTCATGCTACGCGACCGGCCCGGTACGTTCGCGGCGGGCGAAATGTTGGATTGGGAGGCACCGACTGGAGGTTACCTGATCACGGCCTGTCTGGCGACAGGGCTATGGGCGGGACGCCACGCCGCCCGGTGGACAGCAGATCACGGCATTGCCACCGCGCGCTGA
- a CDS encoding GFA family protein, with translation MSRTGSCLCGTVSYVMNARPAHTGACHCSMCRKWSGGVYLGLQTPPDGLTITGAEAVTTFTSSEWAERAFCSKCGSSLYYRVTAPGPHQGTYHVALGTLDDSDGIDLTEEIFIDEKPDGYRFAQETKTMTGAEVFAMFAPPAEE, from the coding sequence ATGTCCAGAACAGGATCCTGCCTCTGCGGTACCGTGAGCTATGTAATGAATGCCCGCCCCGCCCATACCGGCGCATGCCATTGCAGCATGTGTCGCAAGTGGTCAGGCGGCGTATACCTCGGCCTTCAGACACCCCCCGATGGGCTGACAATCACCGGCGCAGAGGCAGTCACCACGTTCACATCATCCGAATGGGCTGAACGGGCATTTTGCAGCAAATGCGGGAGCTCGCTCTATTATCGCGTGACCGCCCCCGGGCCGCATCAGGGCACCTATCACGTAGCTCTGGGGACGTTGGATGATTCAGATGGGATCGACCTGACCGAAGAAATATTTATCGACGAAAAGCCTGATGGCTACCGTTTTGCCCAAGAAACCAAGACAATGACGGGGGCCGAGGTATTCGCGATGTTTGCTCCACCTGCTGAGGAGTGA
- the lptE gene encoding LPS assembly lipoprotein LptE, whose product MIDTRHSRRLFCLGSLAVLCACGFTPVYGPGGGGAALQDAVLTDAPKTRDAFLLVREIEERLGRGSPATYGLSYAIKVDEEAIAIDQNDVTQRYNLLGEVTYALRHLQTGAVVTSGKVNNFTGYSASGSTVATQAAERDARERLMSILADMMITRLVVAAPTSAT is encoded by the coding sequence ATGATCGACACACGCCATTCCCGACGTCTCTTCTGCCTCGGTAGCCTTGCGGTACTCTGTGCCTGTGGGTTTACGCCTGTTTACGGACCCGGCGGAGGGGGGGCCGCGCTGCAAGACGCGGTGTTGACTGATGCGCCTAAAACACGGGATGCGTTTTTGCTGGTCCGAGAGATCGAGGAACGGCTGGGCCGTGGCAGCCCCGCCACTTATGGCCTGTCTTATGCGATCAAGGTCGACGAAGAAGCGATTGCCATCGACCAGAATGACGTGACGCAGCGCTATAATCTTCTGGGTGAAGTCACTTATGCCCTACGACATTTGCAGACAGGTGCCGTTGTGACGTCTGGCAAGGTCAACAACTTTACCGGATATTCCGCCTCGGGCTCTACCGTTGCGACGCAGGCGGCAGAGCGTGACGCGCGCGAGCGACTGATGTCGATCCTGGCAGATATGATGATCACGCGGTTGGTCGTCGCTGCTCCGACCTCGGCCACATGA
- a CDS encoding glycosyltransferase family 4 protein, which yields MKILFIHQNFPGQYKHLAPALAEAGHDCIALTLRVKDTTNWKGVDVRPYTLPKRDGQKLHPWLLDLDTKVTRGEACYRAARALRDQGYKPDIILAHPGWGESMFLRDLWPRARLGLYCELYHEPGYPHLDFDPEFPSNDPESQPLRIRLKNLNNHLHFPMAEAGISPTRFQADTFPAEFRDRITICHDGIDTAMSRPAPNVRLKLKGHTEYTRDDEIITFVNRNLEPYRGYHVFMRALPRLLKERPNARVIIIGGDEVSYGAQPPGGKTWKQIFREEVASQISAENWKRVHFLGRIPHADFTRILQLSRVHVYLTYPFVLSWSLMEAMACEAAIVASDTAPVREVITDDETGRMVDFFDGETLVDEVCELLEDAEARADLGRNARALMQSQYDLKTICLPRQIKWVTELMDLPLVV from the coding sequence ATGAAGATCCTATTCATTCACCAGAATTTTCCCGGTCAATACAAACATCTGGCTCCGGCACTGGCAGAAGCCGGGCATGACTGCATCGCGCTGACCTTACGCGTAAAGGACACGACAAACTGGAAAGGTGTAGATGTTCGTCCATATACGTTGCCCAAGCGCGATGGCCAAAAACTGCATCCCTGGCTGCTGGACCTTGATACCAAGGTAACGCGCGGCGAGGCGTGCTATCGCGCCGCCCGTGCGCTGCGCGATCAGGGTTACAAGCCCGATATCATTCTCGCACATCCTGGCTGGGGCGAATCGATGTTCCTGCGTGATCTGTGGCCTCGCGCGCGATTGGGTCTTTATTGCGAACTTTATCACGAGCCGGGTTATCCACATCTGGATTTTGACCCGGAGTTTCCCTCGAACGATCCTGAATCGCAGCCGCTGCGCATTCGATTGAAGAACCTGAACAACCATTTGCATTTCCCAATGGCTGAGGCCGGGATCAGTCCGACGCGATTTCAGGCCGACACTTTCCCGGCGGAATTTCGCGACAGGATCACGATCTGCCACGACGGGATCGACACCGCGATGTCCAGACCCGCACCCAACGTGCGGTTAAAGCTGAAAGGGCACACCGAATATACGCGCGACGACGAGATCATCACATTCGTCAATCGCAATCTGGAACCCTACCGCGGCTATCACGTTTTTATGCGGGCGCTGCCAAGGCTGCTAAAGGAGCGCCCGAACGCTAGGGTCATCATCATCGGCGGCGACGAAGTCAGCTACGGTGCCCAACCGCCCGGTGGCAAAACTTGGAAACAGATATTTCGCGAAGAGGTCGCAAGCCAGATCAGCGCAGAGAACTGGAAGCGCGTGCATTTTCTGGGCCGCATTCCGCACGCCGATTTCACCCGCATTCTACAACTCAGCCGGGTTCATGTGTACCTGACCTATCCCTTCGTCCTCAGCTGGAGCCTTATGGAGGCGATGGCCTGCGAGGCTGCGATCGTCGCCAGCGACACTGCCCCGGTGCGCGAGGTGATCACCGATGATGAAACCGGCCGCATGGTCGATTTCTTTGACGGTGAAACGCTGGTCGATGAGGTCTGCGAACTGCTGGAGGATGCCGAGGCGCGCGCCGATCTGGGGCGCAATGCCCGCGCCCTC